GTTGGGCGTCGTCGAAAAACTGAGCGTCAGCTAGTGTTCTGAGCGGCGACAACTGATGTTCTTGGCGGCGACGGACCGGAATAATGGAAAGAGAATGGACGAGAAAAAAATTCTGCAGAACAGAAATCACACATGGACAAAAATAATTACCATCTAGACATAATTGCACCATTtgtaaattcttattttttttaaattcaaattgcaaaattatttaaaattaattaaattaattatcatcttattttaattttttttatttctattatatatattatatactaaACTTTTTATcttcctatattttttttaatatgatatTAATGGTTAGTACCCAACAAAAAGAGAAGAGGGGAGTATaaaaggcaaaaagagtgtgtatttgttttatctttagttttcaactttttttttttaattacataaaaaaattgttaaaatgCTTTTTGAATAACTAGAACCAAACATATTATTAATGTTCCTTTTAAAATTTCTACTTACTGATTCAAATTAATCGGATTATTGACCATATAAAACTAAGTGAACCAACTGAATTTGAAGGGGAAAAAAAGAGCAGCGACACACAGGAAATTGGGAAACCGCCGTATGAGGGTGGTTGTTAGGATAAAtgcaattaattttttattttaataaactgtgattttatattatataacacttttttttttcaggatATCCTATTTAAATCTTGTATGGTATAAGAATagatttaataaaattaattaaaaaattgagaGGATGTTATGGTTGGTTGGGCTAACTTGCATGACTAAGCATGTAATTACAATTTAAGATGTGACTGGTTATTAATGCCCCTTTGACATGACATATCAACAACTACATGCTGtgtttactttaaaaaaaatgtattaatCATGTTATGGTTAAAGAATAATAACAGCTATGATGAATAAACAAAGGGTGTTAGAGACcaataatttttatgatttgtaattattaaataattattaataataattttaataatgtaaAATTAATGTGAAATTTTAtccaataatttatttttttattaattatatactgatcaaaatttaataaaattactaatctctaaattttttcataaaataaaagatattttaactTGTGTCATTATTTGTCACAAAATGACAAAATCACTTTTAGTCAGCTCTATATTTTCTTCAATATGTTCGAGTAAATCAATTTCTCACATAACTCAATATAAGAATCTATTGCAACTTGAATATGCCGGCTCTACAAATTGAACATCACTGTTACTCTCTGGCTTCAATTATGGGTTCAATTTAATGTTTGATTTCATGTTAGTTTGAATTTCTCGCTACAAACCAATTTTCAATCTTGCTAACCAAGTATGACTTACTAAACTATAGTTAGTTTGTCACAATTTCGGTAATTATGCTCTTAaattttcataataataatttttttgtctgATTATAATGGTATTTAAGTtaaatttattcaatttaatatATCAAAACAAGAAGTCTTAAATTTTTGTcctatttgttttctttttatttttttcgaaaccTTCTTTATTGATAAACTGTATCTGATAGCTTTCCAAAATTTTCTTTAAGTCAagttaagattttttttttaaaaaaaaaatatctaaacagTCCTCGTAATTAAGTCCAAAGACAATAAGACtttcaacaaaaaaattattttttagcctttgatatttaattttatggGACTAACTAGTCTTTtaattaacatatttttttttatattaacaaaACAAATTACATGgcatattaaataattaatttatccattaaaaatcaattaaaattcatattttttgttGAGAATATCATTAGCTTTTAAAGTGATTGTTAGGATCGTTTAATTTTTACGTTTTAccttttttaaatatatcatttacggtgtaaaattaaaaaatattaataatttttaaattatttttatttataaaaattaaataaaaagtatattaataattaatgtgttatgtaaatatattttaaaggaaaattatcgacaaaaaattaattaatttcactaaattaaatatcaaaaattaaaataagtattttttgttaaaaatctcataatcttttaaaaatattatcaacaagatcaatattcatttttttaataatgaaattatattaaaaaaatcaatttattttagAAGAGAGAATTTATCGGCAAAGAGCAAACTACCATATATATATCTGTGATAAAATAATGGTCAACCAGGAGCTAATTTGTCTTTATCACCTAAACCCTATAATCTATATAGTTATTTATTGCCTGTAACAGTGTCCCTTTGTAATTGTTTAAAGAGGTCCAAATTCCCAAGATTTCAAGTCTCAACTACGTTAGGCAATATGGGGTCTTTTGATCTTTCTCCTAATCATTTACTAATCTCTTTTTCTATAATATCCATTTTGGATCTAATGAGACCATTTCACATGTTATCCAccacccaaaacataaaaaagaTCATTTCACATGCTCAATCTAACTCTACCAATTACATTGGATTAAATTTAAATTGCCAAAATATACACAGCAAGTAGTAACAATAATACTAACAATTGGCAAGGTTTATAATGCTAAAGATTTAGATTGCCCAAATTACAATCTCAACCACCAACAACTTCCAAGTGatgatgatattttaaaaacaaaaaagaaaaaggtaaaataatAATGCTAAAAAAGAGCCTACAGATACATACAAAAAACTACAACTGTTTCTTCAAGGCAAGAAACCACTATTATTGCTGGTGTTGCCACTACTACTGTTGCTATTACAACTGAAACCGCCGCTATTACTGTTACTGTTATTAGTGTTATTGTTAAAAACGGCATTGCCGTCTTCTCTCGACTTCAGCTCAGGTTCATTGATCGATGCTCTTGCGGCGGAGCTTCCAGCTCCGGTGGCGGGAAACCTCCCGCACTTCTGGCACCTCGCAACCGCTAAAACCTGTCGGCACGAAGGGCAAGAAGAGTGTGATCCAAGCCACGTGTCTATGCAGGCCACGTGGAACCCGTGGCCGCACTGCGGCAACACGCGGATCTCATCGCCGGCGGCAAAATCCGAAAGGCAGATCGCGCACTCCGCCGTCACCATCCACCCGGCACCGCTACCGAATCCGGATTCTGGATCTCCTCCGTCAACGTAGGCGAATTTCGGTAACGACTGGAGAACCTTCTTCTTCAATCCTTTGTTGGCGAGAGCCTGACGCGGTGAGGCTCCGGCGGCGGAGCCTCGGCGGAGCCAGGCGCACCTGGCGACGGCGACAAGACCGACGACGCATATGAGGGCGCAGAGGAGAGCTGCGAGGATGACGACGAAGTCGGATTCAAGAGCCACAGCCTCGGGAGGCGGAGCGGCGGCAACGACGGTGGCGTTGTCGGCGGTGGATGTGAGGGATTTCAGAGTACGTGTCATGTGTTTGTGTGAATTagggaaaaagagaagaaattaATGAAAAGGTTTGTTAGAGAAGGAAGGAAGGAGGGAGGGTGGTTAAATAATTGTGGAAGAAGGAAGGTTTGAGGATAAGAGTtggaaggagaaggagaaggagaaggagaagaagaagagactTTGGGTCAAGAGAGCGTGGTGGATGGTCCCACTTTGTATTGTGAATGTGAAGAGGCAAGTGGGTAAAGCAGAAGGTAAGGACCTTTTTATGAACCAATTCACTAATTAAGcctcattattatttttattttattcattattCATATTTATCCATATATATATTTCTATGTTTAGTTCATTATACTttataaatgaaaataaattttattatttcttttagcACTTAAAAAGcttaagttttttttaataaggaacaaattaaattaaaattttactaaaCAACGTCTAtatttctttttataaatttcaaATATTAAGTATTAAAGAAGTATTACGTGTTTATATATGTTTATGaagtttatatataaaatatttagtttttttaataaaataataattttttgttcaaaaataattaaatttttcacAAATACAACAAAGTAATTAtcacttttttgttttcttattatatttactttagctataaatataaatttaatttggttatgccatttataattttaattataaatataactctgaaattattatttttcgtaTTTTCATAAAAGCTATTAATTTCTGACACCTAGAGTCTAGAGAATGTGTTTAGGTTTAACTATGATGTGTTTAAAAAATACCTGATAAAATTATTAtgtgtaaaaaaatttaaattttttattttaataaatatataataaatatattaaaaattaaattttgtatttttttaaaatttaattaataattttgacTTATATTTTTAGGATATATATTAGCTAAATTCTTGTTTATATTAGTATtgattttattcatatattacatatattcctaattttgttctctgttttttttattttaaattaattatttaacatattaaaatggctaaaaatcaagaaaaataaatagtagattttttttttgttcttattcTTTATCACTTTACACAATTTATAACTTCACGATTAAAAAATGACAattcatctttttttattaaacgATTTATATGAAATTTTCGACAAAATATGAGTTAAAATACTTATATGTGACGACGTAATTTATATGACATAACTGTTaaattactcttttattttaatctatgataacaataaaaaaaatttatgactCACAAATTTAGCCCAACAAAATACACAAATTCAgttataattttagtttttattattattttatctttatcttatctttatttattcttatcttatcttatctttatttttattttttataggccaatgttctatatatatttagttttatcTTCATCATTTACAaattcaatcaatcaacaatcaataattttttttttattctttcacaattttattatttttatataaccATAAGTTCTACGTGAATATAACTATTTGATTAGGATCAAATGATTATCACTCCTTTATAATATTGTTTTGATAATTTTATAggtgataaataattttaaatttttaattaaataattatcatTTATGTAAGAGAGTAAATACTAAATCATACAAATTAATATTACATATAggcattttttattattttttaaaatttttttataaaaatactcatgtttaacaaaaaaaaaaacagaaaataaattattattttttaattattaaaatacaaattgtctagatttaagaaaaaaaacgaaaaagattATACTGAAAAATGACTATACTCCGTAATCCGTATTGTATCGATTGAGGAAGAGTAAGGGAACAAAACTACAGAGAATTAAAGCCATGGCCCACCATGTTCTTGATTCTTTCTATAGTTTTCCTACTAAGTACTAACTCTATCTTATATTTGCCAAATATTATGATTAATAACATTAATTAGTCATAGATGATATTTGTTATATCTTAAAAAATGATGATATACTTCAGGTCAttttgattttcatcaatttgtCAATCAAGTCATAAGTGTTAATAgtactaataaaataatattttaaaaattatttaactgcttaatttattagaaaaaatagtTTCTGTTtgctttgttctttattttattagaacagttaatttcctttttgttctcttctctatgtttttgataaaataattccTCCTTTTCCTTTCTTAATCTGACTTGTCATGTTTAAACAAGTAGGTAAACtgtgtttgattttcattaTTTCCCCGGTCTTGTTTAATAATGAAatgagatattttttatttttaaaatttaaaatagtataGTGGATAACTACATGTCCCTATCAAATCTACTTAATGTATAACTCGAAGTCAATAATGGATTTCAGTGAGTTCTAGAAAATACTATCAGACACATGTTGTGATTTGTGAGGACTGAAGATATCTTAACTACTTTTCTCAACATAAAGGAGAGATCTTGTAAAAATTAAACCAATTTAGTTGGCATAAAAATCTCAACGATATTTTTTAGTGAAAATTGTTTATTAAATTAACTACTGTATAAATATATACCTGCAGTAGTAAAgtatactaaaatataaaatatataatacatctaaatatatatatttaatcattaaaaaattatgacaattacttataataaaaaattagtttaattattttgttagtctttataattgtactaaatttttaattaggtctttatactttttttttcaatggaATCTTTacactacttttaattttataattaggtcctttttagtatataaaatattcgagttaattgaatatttctttaaaaactgaactatttcataattaaaaacctAACTAGATCTTTGATTGcatgtattttaaaaaaaatatttggttaattttaacgttttttatataaaaatgacctaattacaaaattataaataatgtaagaactcaattaagaaaaatatagaaatctaattgaaaatttgataaaactaCAGGAAttaatagagtaattaaacctaaaaaattttaaaatattatttatacactaaaattaattatcaaatcagttataatatatttgtataaaatataaatatattgttacggggggtaaccggagattaataagaCGGATGACGTTTGACGGCCCAAGTGTATGAAGGAGGGGAACTCCAGATGTatctgcaactcgggaggctccgtccgacttacacgcgtgagtgaatggggggtggtacctgcaaagacactccgatgcctaagttagcaagagtgtgagtaggtctagagagtattgggcttagagatacctgatgAGTGTCAgggtacttatagtggtgagccaataaccaccgttggagtagtgccgtatctttaggatattaaccgtcccattatcttagggaggttaagatatggctttatgaagtggttagagagattttaggggcggttactcatttgaatgagtgtttatctgccagctaatctcgtATCCGACTTCTTCATACTAAGTCGTGGTAGACACCGACTTCTTAAGTGGAGGTCGGTGttttgctaggcttaatctatttggatcaggccttttggttggacctgggcccttaacattgagccagggtatgaacatatatatatatcttaatttatttttaatatatatttatattttaatatatatttttattttagtaattaattttaataattatcaaCGAACTATAACTtaaataacataatatttttatactcaTCTAAAAATTACGGATTCAAATCTCACTTCtaacttaaaaaaaagtttattttaataattaattttaatattacaACAATACAAATATCCAAAATTTTGCTACTAAATTTGAAGTTTCGTGTTTGCACTTTGCTGCTGTATCTTACCCACCTTGATTAGTATCATCAACTCGAAAGTATAAAAATCCACATATGTACCTTAGTATATTAAACTATggatttaataaataaaaataaggaaTAGCATAACCAAGTGGCCCAAAGTTTTTTTTTGGTGTTTCTTGGAAAGAAAACAGCGCAAGTTAGAGCAGTTTCGTTTCGTACCCTGAATTGGAAACCATCCACAGGTTTTAATGTGTGGTTGTGGATATGGCAGTGGCATGCATGTAATTTTATTCAGTTATATATACCAACAAAAATATGCCATTCTTATTAATAATTTACGTCTAAGCTTAGCTGCAGCAGCAGtactatttactattttttattaatcaaaatgTAATGTTTAACTTAAAAGATAATGGTCAATAATCGATCGTACAGATATTATTTCACGAATCATGTGTACCTGCCATCCGAATATTCTACCTTTTGAAATTGTATTTTCGTATTGTtatattaattctttttttttgaaaatataaattatgagTTCGTGTCACTGTATATATATGAAGTAGAAAATAAATGAGGAGTTCCTTAATTATCATTCCAACTTCAGTCACTAACTAGATGTGTCTTTGTCACtattaattaatgaatacaACACATTAAGTTCCTTAATTATCATTCCAACTTCAGTCACTAACTAGATGTGCCTTTCTCACTATTAATGAATATAATACATTAATATTGGCCTAGACTTATTAAATAGTAAGTGtaaagaatataataaattagtcttatattagaaaaaataaaaaaagtaaaaaatttaatcaaggttaagtataattttaatttctaaggTATAAGCCGAAATTTTTTTCGTCCCCAATTTTTTCTACGTACAAAATCGTTTTTAAagtttaacttaattttaaaatcgtccttatGCTAGGgaccaaaattaaataatacggAAGTAGTGGCAGAAGCAGAGACAAAAGTGAATCGTCGATcacttattcttcttcttcccttacCCTTTGGATGAATAGAAatactctctttttttattttttattttataaattttttatgggtaattttattcaaaattttaatatttaagtaaaaatgacgattttaaattttagttttaaatctTAGGGatgattttgtatttaaaaaagatcgaagacaaaaaattttttaacttaTACTTTAAGAACTAAAATCGTACTTAATCCTTTAATCAATTTATAAGATAAAAGACTcgttaatttaatatattaaaattttaaattaaatataacatatttttattttgtgttttctaGCTTAATTTCTGTTCAAAATTTGTCTAGTAGTCGAGAATTCTCTATCCATAGTGGCGCaacaaaactaaaattttacGTCTTTTAATTTGTCAATTGTCATGCTtacattagttttttttttttaagcgCAGAGTTCATTTAGTTCAATGTTATGtttattacaaaaattaaaattttataaaaatatccgAGCACTATAAATGTTACaacaattattatatatttttaggtAAAAATTGAGATGCAATTAACTTtacataaaattaatagttaagaattgataaataatttaaatgatttGATTCAATTATCAACATCACATAAAATTAACTACACCTAAATTTTTACTGTATTTTTATAAATGAAAGAGAGAGTCTATAATATCATTTAATTAGTCATAGAGGAAATTACTATGATTTTTTTCCCTAAGATAATTGAAGGTATCAAAAATCAAAGGTAATTAATTTGAGAGAGATTAAGAAGATTATGAAGTAACTAGTGAGATTGTATTTGATTAGTCACACTAAGAGGAGGGATTTCAACATACAATTTGATCCATGACTGGTATCTGAATCACATGAACCTTCTTCAATGATACGGATTTATAGTGcttacaataataatatatgaatgaGTAATGTTATCAGTCAGCAATTTTGGTATTTCGTAATTATTAATTGactattaataatatttttagtgaTGTGAAATTAcatctaataataaaaaattattcacttttttttataattaagtattgatcagaaaacacaaaaattactTTCTCTAGACTTTTCCTATGTATgaatttcatgaatgaaacTCATGCATTAAGTACAGTAATTGGGGGTCACATACAAAGATACCAACAAAACAGAGCAAAATATATAGCAACGTGCACACAAGGTCTCTGCCACGAtacgaataataataatagtacaTATACCAAGAACAAAAATACAAGTATATAAACCAACAAgttataattcaaatgacatTATCTCTTCATTTTTATCTAGAGATTTTGAGTTCGAGTCTAACTcctaagttaaaaaaaaaaaaacaaatatataacACTCAAAACATAAAAACGGTTTCATTTGAGTTATAAGTCGTTGGCATAATTTTTGACtatttaaaaaagaagaatacaCTACTAAAAATGGTTTAAgacacaaaaaatattatttatatattaaaattagctactaaaattaactattaatatatttatgtataaatacatgtgtgatttaatttatttttaatatatttatattttaatatatcttttatatcGGTAACTGAATTTAGTATATACGTAGCATAATTGTTATGATATTGtgtattatatatcaaattatcaatcatattaaatatatactaaaattaattattaaaattaattattattataaaatatatattaaaaataaattatattatatatatttatatataaatatattaataattaattatgataactgattttcatatatatatttattatttttaatttgtaattttatctAAAAGAGTCAAGCCAAATACTAGCTATAATTCCGATTCTTTTGGATAAGATCTATGATTCCAAAATCTTGAATTATAACTTGTAATGCTTAATGAGtttaaaatacatatattaCGTTTCAgatattttacaattttttattattttttctatttcttaaGATTTTTCTTTTGATCACATAATGACCTGTAAAATCACTAAAGActccaaaataaaaattaaaaattctaaaaaataataaacaaataattaaacttttaaagAAAATTCATGTGGGCACAAATCTTGAATTGATTGCATTGGTGATAATGAAAATGTCTG
The genomic region above belongs to Arachis stenosperma cultivar V10309 chromosome 5, arast.V10309.gnm1.PFL2, whole genome shotgun sequence and contains:
- the LOC130979236 gene encoding RING-H2 finger protein ATL8-like; the protein is MTRTLKSLTSTADNATVVAAAPPPEAVALESDFVVILAALLCALICVVGLVAVARCAWLRRGSAAGASPRQALANKGLKKKVLQSLPKFAYVDGGDPESGFGSGAGWMVTAECAICLSDFAAGDEIRVLPQCGHGFHVACIDTWLGSHSSCPSCRQVLAVARCQKCGRFPATGAGSSAARASINEPELKSREDGNAVFNNNTNNSNSNSGGFSCNSNSSSGNTSNNSGFLP